A region of Vigna radiata var. radiata cultivar VC1973A chromosome 10, Vradiata_ver6, whole genome shotgun sequence DNA encodes the following proteins:
- the LOC106776035 gene encoding 6-phosphofructo-2-kinase/fructose-2,6-bisphosphatase has protein sequence MGTGTSKDEEEGGKEESDGLHQAGGQLYVSLKMENRKLTGDLVPHVYGSLPLVGSWDPSKALFMERESVSMWELSFVVPPNHETLDFKFLLKPKDSNVPCFVEEGPSHLLVGGALQEDARLALFRLDSGEVLEYQVFVKADRVSPFDLAASWRAYQDNFRPSSVRWIPDVSINSAPQPGGENGSSVGLELDLEHYVVPTPATSANTAHVYAANLTENPRSLVSGSGSNSYPIKEMEVIVPDSSKTFQSSGMVESKSVGTFSPLQRQESQRGLFVDRGVGSPRLVKSSSSNIFSADTKNSMPAAAGAVAAAAVADQMMGPKEDRHLAIILVGLPARGKTFTAAKLTRYLRWLGHNTKHFNVGKYRRLKHGVNQSADFFRADNPEGMEARNEVAALAFEDMFSWMQEGGQVGIFDATNSSKERRDMLMKLAKGRCKIIFLETICNDVNIIERNIRLKIQQSPDYAEEPDFEAGLQDFKNRLANYEKAYEPVNEGSYIKMIDMVSGHGGQIQVNNISGYLPGRIVFFLVNTHLTPRPILLTRHGESQDNVRGRIGGDTAISEAGELYSKKLAKFVGKRLKSERAASIWTSTLQRTILTASPIVGFPKIQWRALDEINAGVCDGMTYAEIKKNMPEEYESRKMDKLRYRYPRGESYLDVIQRLEPVIIELERQRAPVVVVSHQAVLRALYAYFADRPLNEIPHIEVPLHTIIEIQMGVTGVQEKRYKLMD, from the exons ATGGGAACGGGGACATCGAAGGACGAGGAGGAAGGGGGAAAGGAAGAGAGTGACGGGCTTCACCAAGCGGGTGGCCAACTCTACGTTTCTCTGAAGATGGAGAATCGCAAGCTCACTGGGGACCTTGTTCCTCACGTTTATGGCTCTCTTCCTCTCGTCGGCTCTTGGGATCCTTCCAAAGCT CTTTTCATGGAGCGGGAATCGGTGTCAATGTGGGAACTTAGCTTTGTTGTCCCTCCTAATCACG AAACCTTGGATTTCAAATTCCTGTTGAAGCCTAAGGACAGCAATGTACCATGCTTTGTCGAGGAGGGTCCAAGCCACCTGCTTGTTGGGGGAGCATTGCAAGAGGATGCCAGGCTTGCATTGTTTAGGCTTGATAGCGGTGAGGTTCTTGAGTATCAAGTGTTTGTCAAAGCAGACAGGGTTTCTCCATTTGACCTTGCTGCTAGTTGGAGGGCTTATCAGGATAATTTCCGTCCTTCCTCTGTGAGATGGATTCCTGATGTCAGCATAAATTCAGCACCTCAACCAGGTGGTGAG AATGGTTCTTCTGTGGGTTTGGAACTTGATCTTGAGCATTATGTTGTCCCAACTCCAGCAACTTCTGCAAATACAGCCCATGTATATGCAGCTAACTTGACAGAGAATCCAAGGTCACTGGTTAGTGGGTCTGGCAGCAATTCATATCCCATCAag GAGATGGAGGTTATCGTTCCTGATTCATCTAAGACGTTTCAAAGTTCTGGAATGGTTGAATCCAAGTCAGTGGGAACATTTTCGCCTCTGCAAAGGCAAGAGAGTCAGAGGGGACTTTTTGTTGATAGAGGTGTTGGATCTCCTAGACTTGTAAAATCTTCtagttcaaatattttttctgcTGATACTAAG AATTCAATGCCAGCTGCTGCTGGAGCTGTTGCTGCTGCAGCTGTTGCTGATCAGATGATGGGTCCCAAGGAAGATAGACATTTGGCAATTATCCTG GTGGGTCTGCCCGCCCGAGGTAAAACTTTCACAGCAGCTAAACTTACAAGATATCTTCGTTGGTTAGGTCATAATACCAAACACTTCAATGTTGGGAAG TATCGTCGCCTTAAGCATGGAGTTAATCAG TCTGCTGATTTCTTTCGAGCTGATAATCCTGAAGGCATGGAGGCACGCAATGAG GTAGCAGCACTGGCATTTGAAGATATGTTCTCTTGGATGCAAGAAGGCGGCCAG gtTGGGATATTTGATGCTACAAACAGTAGCAAGGAACGAAGAGATATGCTGATGAAATTGGCTAAAGGAAGATGCAAG ATAATCTTCCTTGAAACAATATGCAATGatgtaaatataattgaaaGGAATATCCGTCTGAAAATTCAGCAAAGTCCTGATTATGCAGAAGA GCCAGATTTTGAGGCTGGATTGCAAGACTTTAAAAACCGTCTTGCCAATTATGAAAAG GCATATGAACCTGTAAATGAAGGATCTTACATAAAAATGATTGATATGGTCAGTGGACATGGTGGACAAATACAA GTGAACAATATCAGTGGTTACCTTCCTGGACGAATTGTCTTTTTCTTG GTAAATACACATCTTACTCCACGCCCAATATTACTTACTCGACATGGGGAAAGTCAGGATAATGTGAGAGGCAGAATTGGAGGAGATACTGCAATAAG TGAGGCTGGGGAACTTTATTCAAAGAAACTTGCCAAGTTTGTTGGAAAGCGTCTCAAATCAGAACGGGCTGCTTCT ATATGGACTAGTACACTACAACGAACAATTCTGACAGCAAGTCCAATTGTTGGGTTTCCCAAG ATACAATGGCGTGCACTTGATGAGATAAATGCAGGGGTGTGTGATGGTATGACATATGctgaaatcaagaaaaacatgcCAGAGGAATATGA GTCTCGCAAGATGGACAAGCTTAGGTATCGTTATCCTCGTGGCGAGTCTTACTTGGATGTTATTCAAAG GTTAGAACCTGTAATTATAGAGCTTGAGCGACAGCGAGCACCTGTTGTTGTGGTATCTCACCAG GCAGTTTTGAGGGCACTATATGCATATTTTGCTGACAGGCCTTTGAATGAAATTCCACATATTGAG GTTCCTCTTCATACcataattgagatacaaatggGAGTCACGGGTGTCCAAGAAAAAAGATACAAACTAATGGACTGA